Proteins encoded together in one Macadamia integrifolia cultivar HAES 741 chromosome 8, SCU_Mint_v3, whole genome shotgun sequence window:
- the LOC122087080 gene encoding aquaporin PIP2-1-like has product MGKEVDVAEQGEFSARDYHDPPPAPLIDAEELTKWSFFRAIIAEFIASVLFLYIGVQTVIGYESQSDPANGADPCSGVGLLGIAWAFGGMIFVLVYCTAGISGGHINPAVTFGLFLARKVSLIRAVLYMVAQCLGAICGVGLAKAFQKSHYVRYGGGANQVATGYSNGVALAAEIIGTFVLVYTVFSATDPKRSARDSHVPVLAPLPIGFAVFMVHLATIPIDGTGINPARSFGAAVIYNKDKTWDDHWIFWVGPFIGAAIAAFYHQYILRAGAIKALSSFRSNPRS; this is encoded by the exons ATGGGAAAGGAAGTGGACGTAGCAGAACAAGGCGAGTTCTCAGCGAGGGACTACCATGACCCGCCTCCGGCGCCGTTGATCGACGCTGAGGAACTGACCAAGTGGTCCTTCTTCAGGGCTATCATAGCTGAGTTCATCGCGTCTgttcttttcctttatattggggTACAGACCGTGATCGGGTACGAAAGTCAGTCTGACCCGGCCAACGGCGCTGATCCTTGCAGTGGTGTTGGTCTCCTCGGCATCGCTTGGGCTTTTGGCGGCATGATCTTCGTTCTTGTTTACTGCACCGCCGGTATCTCAG GTGGGCACATAAATCCAGCAGTGACGTTCGGGCTATTCCTAGCAAGGAAGGTGTCGCTGATCCGAGCGGTGCTGTACATGGTTGCCCAGTGTCTTGGTGCGATCTGCGGTGTAGGGCTGGCGAAGGCATTCCAGAAGTCCCACTATGTTAGGTACGGTGGGGGAGCCAACCAAGTCGCCACCGGATATTCCAACGGAGTGGCGTTGGCGGCGGAGATTATCGGAACCTTTGTCCTTGTTTACACCGTCTTCTCCGCCACCGATCCAAAAAGGAGCGCTAGAGACTCTCATGTTCCG GTGTTGGCGCCACTACCCATTGGGTTCGCGGTGTTTATGGTTCACTTGGCGACCATCCCAATCGATGGAACGGGTATAAACCCGGCAAGGAGTTTCGGAGCAGCAGTGATATACAACAAAGACAAGACCTGGGATGACCACTGGATCTTCTGGGTCGGACCTTTCATCGGTGCAGCCATAGCCGCCTTCTACCACCAATATATTCTCAGAGCTGGTGCCATCAAAGCTCTTAGCTCCTTCAGAAGCAACCCCAGAAGCTAA
- the LOC122085958 gene encoding protein disulfide isomerase-like 1-4, producing the protein METRILLVLSLSAVLLFSGFCSAVPPNDSSMKNEDLDEDLSFLKEDDEESYLDNHSASYPKYPTDEGYEDFDEMYSDQESYSQPEFDEKDVIVLKDENFTDFLEKNRYVMVEFYAPWCGHCLALAPEYAAAATELKGVAALAKVDASEEKELAQKYYVQGFPTLYFFIDGVHKLYPGQRTKDAIVTWVKKKTGPSVYNITTTEDAERILNIEDKLVLAFLDSLVGPESNELSAASKGEDDVSFYQTASPDVAKLFHLDPKVKRPALVLLKKEAEKLSHYDGQFTNSSIVEFVVDNKLPLVTTFTRESAPLIFESPIKKQLLLFATSNSSEKLIPTFQEAAKIFKGKLIVVYIEMDNEDVGGQVSDFFGVTGDGPHLLAYNGNDDGKKYIFDGEVTLDRIKAFAEDFLEDKLKPFYKSDPIPEANDGNVKIVVGKNFDEIVLDESKDVLLEIYAPWCGHCLELEPIYNKLAKHLRSIDSIVLAKMDGTTNEHPRAKVDGFPTLLFFPAGNKSSDPTTVETDRTEEGLYKFIKKHASIPFKLQKPTGTPKSGSADASGSEKSSSEDLKDEL; encoded by the exons ATGGAAACTCGGATTCTTCTCGTTCTTTCGTTATCAGCGGTTCTTCTCTTCAGTGGCTTCTGCTCTGCAGTTCCTCCCAATGACTCCTCTATGAAAAACGAAGATCTCGACGAAGATCTTAGTTTCCTTAAGGAAGATGACGAAGAATCTTACCTCGATAACCACTCGGCTTCATATCCGAAGTACCCCACTGATGAAGGTTATGAAGATTTCGACGAAATGTATTCCGATCAGGAGTCTTATTCGCAGCCGGAGTTTGACGAGAAGGATGTTATCGTACTGAAAGATGAGAATTTCACTGATTTCTTGGAGAAGAATCGGTACGTTATGGTGGAATTTTACGCGCCATGGTGCGGACACTGCCTGGCTCTTGCCCCGGAGTACGCCGCAGCTGCGACTGAGTTGAAAGGAGTGGCCGCACTCGCGAAGGTGGACGCCTCTGAGGAAAAGGAATTGGCGCAGAAGTATTATGTGCAGGGGTTCCCGACTCTCTACTTTTTCATTGATGGAGTTCACAAGCTTTATCCAGGCCAAAGAACCAA AGATGCTATTGTGACTTGGGTTAAGAAGAAGACTGGACCTAGTGTTTACAACATAACCACAACAGAGGATGCAGAGCGGATATTGAATATTGAAGATAAATTGGTTTTGGCTTTTCTTGACTCTCTTGTG GGTCCTGAAAGTAATGAGCTGTCTGCTGCCTCAAAAGGTGAAGATGATGTTAGCTTCTACCAAACTGCCAGCCCTGATGTGGCCAAGCTGTTCCATCTCGACCCTAAGGTTAAACGTCCTGCTCTGGTCTTGCTGAAGAAAGAGGCAGAGAAACTAAGCCACTATG ATGGCCAATTTACCAATTCTTCTATAGTTGAGTTTGTGGTTGACAACAAGCTTCCTTTGGTGACCACATTTACTAGGGAAAGTGCTCCTTTGATTTTTGAGAGTCCAATTAAGAAACAG CTTTTGTTGTTTGCCACTTCAAACAGTTCAGAGAAACTTATTCCAACATTTCAAGAGGCGgcaaaaattttcaagggaaAG CTTATTGTAGTCTATATTGAAATGGACAATGAAGATGTTGGGGGACAAGTTTCAGATTTCTTTGGTGTCACTGGAGATGGTCCACAT CTTCTCGCGTACAATGGAAATGATGATGGCAAGAAGTACATATTTGATGGTGAAGTGACTTTAGACCGTATTAAG GCATTTGCAGAGGATTTCCTGGAAGACAAGCTTAAGCCTTTCTATAAGTCAGATCCAATTCCTGAGGCT AATGACGGAAATGTAAAAATAGTGGTTGGAAAAAACTTTGATGAGATTGTGTTGGATGAGTCGAAGGATGTTCTCCTTGAG ATCTATGCACCATGGTGTGGGCACTGCCTAGAACTAGAGCCCATTTACAACAAACTTGCAAAGCATCTGCGGAGCATTGATTCTATTGTCCTTGCCAAGATGGATGGAACAACCAACGAGCACCCAAGAGCAAAG GTTGATGGATTCCCCACGCTCCTCTTTTTCCCTGCAGGAAATAAGAGTTCTGATCCG ACTACTGTTGAAACTGACAGAACGGAGGAGGGACTCTATAAATTCATCAAGAAGCATGCATCGATTCCTTTCAAGCTTCAGAAACCAACTGGCACTCCAAAATCTGGTAGTGCTGATGCTAGTGGAAGCGAGAAGAGCAGTAGTGAAGACTTGAAGGATGAATTGTGA
- the LOC122085699 gene encoding caffeoylshikimate esterase-like, with product MEKEKVVPRHPIGDANEKSPFGTLSAEEFYERHSVSHSSEYITNARGMKLFTQSWIPLPPNDILGIVAVVHGYTGETSWFVQLTAILLAKSGFATCAIDHQGHGFSEGLQNHIPDINPVVDDCISYFDSFRAQYEPSLPSFLYAESLGGAIALLIHLRGKQPDSSSKPWDGVVLNGAMCGVSDKIKPPWPLEHVLSLVAAVAPTWQMVPTKGNIVEVSFKEEWKRKLGMASPRRSTAKPRAATARELLRVSRELQGRFEEVDLPMLIVHGEEDVLCDPACAEELCRRAASKDKTIRMYPGMLHQIIGEPQENVDLVFGEVVNWLRTRAGR from the coding sequence ATGGAGAAAGAGAAGGTGGTTCCCCGGCACCCGATTGGCGACGCAAATGAGAAGAGCCCCTTTGGGACGCTATCGGCGGAGGAATTTTACGAACGCCACTCCGTATCTCACTCCTCTGAGTACATCACCAACGCCAGAGGCATGAAGCTCTTCACCCAGTCCTGGATCCCTCTCCCACCTAACGACATCTTGGGCATCGTCGCCGTCGTCCACGGTTACACAGGCGAGACAAGCTGGTTCGTACAGCTCACCGCCATCCTCCTCGCCAAATCAGGCTTCGCCACCTGTGCTATTGACCACCAGGGCCATGGTTTCTCTGAAGGACTCCAGAACCACATCCCCGACATCAATCCCGTCGTCGACGACTGCATCTCCTACTTTGACTCCTTCAGGGCTCAGtacgaaccctctctcccttctttcctCTACGCCGAATCCCTAGGTGGGGCCATCGCTCTCCTCATCCACCTCCGCGGCAAGCAACCCGACAGCAGCAGCAAGCCCTGGGACGGTGTTGTGCTAAACGGCGCTATGTGCGGAGTGAGCGATAAGATCAAGCCTCCATGGCCTCTGGAGCACGTGCTGTCGTTGGTGGCTGCTGTGGCCCCGACGTGGCAGATGGTCCCTACCAAAGGGAACATCGTGGAGGTATCGTTCAAGGAGGAGTGGAAGAGAAAGCTCGGGATGGCCTCTCCGAGGCGGAGCACGGCAAAACCGCGGGCGGCAACTGCGCGGGAGCTGCTCAGGGTGTCGAGGGAGCTTCAAGGTAGGTTCGAGGAGGTAGATCTGCCGATGCTCATCGTACACGGTGAGGAAGACGTGCTGTGCGACCCGGCCTGCGCCGAGGAGCTTTGTCGACGCGCCGCCAGCAAGGACAAGACGATTCGGATGTACCCTGGCATGTTACACCAGATCATCGGTGAACCCCAGGAGAACGTTGATTTGGTGTTCGGCGAGGTAGTCAACTGGCTCCGAACCCGTGCCGGACGCTAG
- the LOC122086261 gene encoding uncharacterized protein LOC122086261 encodes MSTILVFVLSLLTLLSLAYAQGRAPHGLVYENPTALSPEAFDFFHPNTQQPNSQSTPCVESDCAPIPQSATFSSVSAVAQSTEAHENNLSDTKTTGSRLSAGGIAGIVFGFAFAVLLAMGVYYVAITRRSNITQANSVRPDA; translated from the coding sequence ATGTCGACCATCTTAGTCTTCGTCCTCTCTCTACTTACTCTTCTCTCTTTGGCTTACGCACAAGGTCGAGCACCTCATGGGCTTGTCTATGAGAACCCCACGGCACTCTCTCCAGAAGCTTTTGACTTCTTCCACCCCAATACCCAACAGCCCAACAGTCAATCAACACCTTGTGTAGAGTCTGATTGCGCTCCTATCCCTCAGTCAGCAACATTTTCCTCTGTTTCAGCTGTTGCGCAATCCACCGAAGCGCATGAAAACAATCTATCGGACACGAAGACGACCGGAAGCCGATTAAGTGCTGGTGGGATTGCTGGCATTGTCTTTGGTTTTGCATTTGCAGTGCTTTTAGCAATGGGTGTCTACTATGTAGCCATCACACGTAGATCCAACATCACTCAGGCAAACTCTGTTCGGCCTGATGCTTGA
- the LOC122086164 gene encoding probable serine/threonine-protein kinase PBL21, with protein sequence MLEIMERAIISLLHGAPTHCSHTASTNLSPSSLTSSPVKKFILFQSNLYKSRKTRIAATVGGDNGVPTLTPSQTDFVERPGKQRLATIVGGSAVGALLLVIIAVLVFIYLLRAKRFVRRTSETESSAASTHVDCPRENGSRQAGTVSSYETQNLRQLTIAELEHATSHFSQINVVGEGGFGIVYKGLLQDGSIVAIKRRVHEPSLSFIYEVENIGHIHHKHTVRLIGYCQESHQQLLVYEYLPNGNVGNHLYDSEGFPIGKLDIGKRLSIALGTARGLEYLHSLEPPLLHMHFQTSNVLVDENFAAKVSDFGISKLVEEGNWAGSSSSIDCFLDPELRLKTEFSEKSDVYSFGVFLLELLSGHEASSIDQSGALRNLVAQACCPNVKAKDIHVLESLVDKALLGKAEFPVKLMMELVVICVGSGERRPTMKWLVAVLELIQERRMDHVHTGLGKEIDSVTLGSELFK encoded by the exons ATGCTTGAAATCATGGAGAGGGCCATTATTTCCTT GTTGCATGGGGCCCCTACACATTGTTCTCATACTGCATCAACTAATTTATCACCGAGTTCTTTGACTTCATCTCctgtaaaaaaatttattctatTTCAATCCAATCTCTATAAATCAAGAAAAACAAGGATAGCTGCCACTGTTGGTGGAGACAATGGTGTTCCAACCCTCACACCATCACAAACTGATTTTGTTGAGAGACCAGGAAAGCAGAGATTAGCAACCATAGTCGGTGGAAGTGCTGTTGGCGCTTTGCTTCTTGTTATCATTGCAGTGCTTGTCTTTATCTACTTGTTGCGTGCCAAAAGATTTGTGAGGAGGACATCTGAGACAGAATCTTCTGCAGCATCTACACATG tTGACTGCCCAAGAGAGAATGGTTCCCGACAAGCTGGTACTGTCTCTTCCTATGAAACACAAAATCTTAGGCAGCTAACAATAGCGGAGCTGGAGCATGCTACATCCCATTTTAGTCAGATTAATGTTGTTGGGGAAGGTGGCTTTGGAATAGTGTACAAAGGATTGCTTCAAGATGGGTCTATCGTGGCCATCAAAAGACGAGTACATGAACCGAGTCTGTCTTTTATTTATGAG GTGGAGAATATAGGTCACATCCACCACAAGCATACAGTCAGACTCATCGGTTATTGCCAAGAAAGCCATCAACAGTTACTTGTCTATGAGTATCTCCCCAATGGGAATGTCGGGAATCATTTATAcg ATAGTGAAGGTTTTCCCATTGGAAAGCTAGACATTGGGAAACGACTGTCAATTGCTTTGGGCACAGCCAGAG GACTGGAGTACTTGCATAGCTTGGAGCCCCCACTCCTGCACATGCACTTCCAAACAAGCAATGTTCTTGTGGATGAAAATTTTGCTGCCAAGGTTTCTGATTTTGGAATCTCGAAACTAGTAGAAGAGGGAAACTGGGCTGGATCATCTTCAAGCATCGATTGCTTTCTTGATCCAGA GTTGAGATTAAAAACTGAGTTTTCCGAAAAGAGCGATGTATATAGTTTTGGGGTATTTTTATTGGAACTGTTGAGTGGCCATGAAGCTTCCTCTATCGATCAGTCAGGCGCATTGCGAAATCTAGTGGCACAG GCCTGTTGTCCAAATGTGAAGGCTAAGGATATCCATGTTCTTGAAAGTTTAGTTGACAAGGCATTGCTGGGTAAAGCTGAATTTCCTGTGAAATTGATGATGGAACTGGTAGTAATATGTGTGGGCAGTGGTGAGAGAAGGCCCACAATGAAGTGGTTGGTTGCAGTGTTAGAGCTGATTCAAGAGAGACGAATGGATCATGTCCATACTGGTTTAGGTAAAGAGATTGATTCTGTGACTCTTGGGAGTGAGCTCTTCAAGTGA